TTCAGCTCGACGATGGCCCGGCCGTTCCGCTCCGCCACCAGGTCGAGGAACTCCTCCACCCTCGGCACCCGGGTGCCCGCGTACGCGGGAGAGAACCACGCCCCGGCATCCAGCGCGGACACGTCCGCCCAGCTGAGGGAGGCGAGCTCCCCCGCTCCGTCGGTGGTGCGATCCACGGTCTGATCGTGCAGGAGCACCGGCACCCGGTCCCGGGTCAGGGCGACGTCCACCTCCACGTAGTCGAACCCGTCGTCGAACGCCCTCGAGACGGCGGGCAGGGTGTTCTCCGGGGCGTGGGCCGCTCCCCCGCGATGGCTCGCGACGAAGGCCGGTTCGCCCGGACTGCGGGCCGCACCGAGTGCTTCGGTGGCGCCCACCGCCGGGGGCGACGCTCCGAGGACCGCGACGATCACGGAGACCGCCGCGAGCGCGACGAGCGTGGCCAACGCGGGAAGTCCGCGGGATGCGCGGGGCGGGTGCATCGATCCTCCTGATCGTCTCCGTCGACGTCCGGCCACCCTACCGTGCAGCGTTATCGTTTCGTTACCTCGATGCCGAGGGCGTGTCGCCCCACGTCGCGCGTCGCTCGCTCGGCCTCGTCCGCGTGCAGCCGCTCCCGGTGAGAGGGCGACCGCCGCGTACGCTGAGGACATGCCTGAGATCACCGAAGCCCAGCTCGCCGCCACGATCGATCACGCCATCCTGAAGCCCGAGTTCACCCGGGCGGATGTCGACGCCGAGCTGTCGATCGCCCGCGAGTGGCGCGTGTTCAGCGTGTGCGTCCGACCGTCGGACATCCCCCATGCCGTCGACCGGCTGGCGGGGTCGGGCGTCGCCGTGGGCACGGTCATCGGATTCCCGCACGGCACCACCTCGACCGCCGCAAAGGTGGCCGAAGCGCGCGCCGCGATCGAGGCGGGCGCGACCGAGCTCGACATGGTCGTCAACATCGGCTGGCTGCGTTCCGGCTTCGACGACGCGGTGGTCGAGGACATCCGCGCCGTGAAGGACGCCGCCGGCTCACGCGTACTGAAGGTGATCCTGGAGACCTCGCTCCTCGACGAGGAGCAGATCGCCCGCGGCAGCCGCCTCACCGAGGCGGGCGGGGCCGACTTCGTCAAGACCTCGACCGGATTCGCCGGAGGGGGCGCGACGGTCCCGCACGTGCGGCTCATGCGCGAGAACGTGTCGGATGCGGTGCAGGTCAAGGCATCCGGAGGGGTCCGGAGCCTCGCCACCGCACTGGAGATGCTCGACGCCGGTGCGACGCGCCTGGGCACGAGCGGCAGCGCGACGATCCTCGGCGAGCTGCGCTCGATCCTCGCCGGCGGAACCGCGGCGGGTCGGGTCGACGAGTCCTCGTACTGAGGATCGGCCGGTAGCACGCGGCGCTCGGCCGGGTCAGCCCCGCCCGAGCGCCGCGCGCACCTGCGCGACATCGTCGGCCATCTGCGCCTTCAACGATTCCACCCCGTCGAACGCCGTCATCCCCCGTACCCGGGAGACGAACTGCACCTCGACCTCATGGCCGTAGAGGTCGAGATCCGTCTCATCGAGCACGTACGCCTCGACCTGACGACGGGTGACGTCGCCGAAGGTGGGATTCGTGCCCACCGAGATGGCGGCCGGATACCGGACGCCGGAGCGCAGGCCAGGGGCCTCGTCGATCAGCCATCCGGCATACACGCCGTCGGCCGGGGCGAAGCCCTCCAGGGAGGCCGACAGGTTCGCGGTCGGGAAGCCCAGGGCACGACCGCGCTTGAGCCCGTGCACGACCTCGCCCCACACCGCGGTCGGGCGGCCGAGCAATTTCGCCGCCGTCTCGACGTCGCCGGCGCCGAGCAGTTCGCGCACCCAGGTGGAGGAGACCCGCCGGCCCTCGTCGATCGCGCGGACCTCGTCCACCACGTCGACGCGGAAGCCGAACTCTTCGCCGAGTTCGCGCAGGAGGTCCGCGTTCCCCGCCCCGCCGCGGCCGAACCGGAAGTCGGTCCCGACCAGGATCGTGCACATGCCGAGCGGCTCGACGAGCATGTCCACGACGAAGTCGCGCGGGCTCAGCAGCGCCAGACGTTCGTCGAAGGTGAGCACCATCGTCGCGTCGATGCCCGTCTCCGCGAGCAGACGCAGCTTCTGCGGGACCCCCACCAGCTCGGCGGGGTTGCGTTCGGGCCGGAGCACCGCGAGGGGGTTCCGGTCGAAGGTGACCGCCACGACCCGTGCGCCCCGGGTCGCCGCATCCACCTTCGCCCGTTCGAGCACGACACGGTGACCCGCGTGCACTCCGTCGAATTTGCCGATCGCGACCACCGACGGTCCGAATCCGGCGGGCACGTCCTCGGGCCCGCGGAAGACCATCATCGAACGGGCTCCGGAAGGGGTGCGGATGCGGGGACGGAGCGGTGCACCCACAGCCACCACAACCCGAAGAACGGCAGCACGAGCGGCACGAAGAGGTATCCGTTGCCGAAGAGGGACCACACCGTCGGGTGCTGGAAGAGTGCGGGGTCGAGGATGCTGAGGGTTCCGACCACGAGCACCCCCACCAGCTCGAAGACGATCGCGACCCATGCGATCCGGTACCAGATGGCCGATCCGGAGAAGATCAGCGCCAGCGTCGCCAGGATGTAGACGGCCGCCGCCGCCGCGGACAGCGCGTAGGCGAGCGGTGCCTCGTCGAACTCGCTGACGATCTGCACGAACGACCGCCCGGTCGCGGCGAGGGCCATGATGGCGTAGACGATGACGAGGACGCGGCCGATGCCGCTCATCCGGCGGCGGGGTGCATTCTCAGACATGACCGTCCCATTGTAGTTGGGCGGCCTGCGCGCCCCGACCGCCCTCTGGGCGTCCGGACGTTCAGCCGATCTGCACGGTCCAGATGACGTGCATGCGCCACACCATGACGGCCACGGCCGCCGCGGCGACCCCCATGATCACGGTGCTCCACTTGCTGCGCTCCAGCAGCGCCCACGCGACCCCGGCGGGCGGGAGCAGCGCGGCGGGCACGAGGTAGACCCAGTACTCGAGCAGGCTGCCGCTCGGCGGGTTACCGGCGAACGGGGCGATCAGCGCGACGACGATCTGGGCGATCAGCAGCACTTCGATGAGCGCCAGCGCCCCCACCGTGAGATCGCTCGGCCGGCGTCCGGCGAGGCCCAGGACGACGCACAGGAGCGCCGCGACGACGGCGACCCCCACCTGGACCAGGGTGAACCACAGGATCATTCGCTCTCCTCCGGAGGCATGTTCATGGCGCTCTTCAGATCCGCACCGCGGCGCTCGAGGATGCCCACGAGCCGCCCGGCGGGGTCGACGGCGGCGAGATGGCCGCGTCCGGCGAGGGTGCCGGCGCCGAGGAGACGCTTGCCGTGACGGAGGTCGCGCGCCTGGTCCTCGTCGACATCGAGCCTCGTCATGACGCGCGCCGCGACGACCGCCGCGTCGAGCAGCCCGCCGGCGTCCATGGCGTCCGCCGGCACGGCCTCGGCCACGTCGAAGTCGCCGATCCTCGTGCGCCGCAGCGCGCTCAGGTGGCCGCCGACGCCGAGCGCCGCGCCCAGGTCGCGGGCGAGCGCCCGGATGTACGTCCCGCTCGTGCAGTCGACCACGACGTCGAGCTCGATCAGGTGCTCGGTCCTGCGGGCGGCGAGGACGTCGAAACGGGAAACGGTCACGGCGCGGGCCTTGAGGACGACCTCCTCGCCCGCCCGGGCGCGGTCGTAGGCGCGGCGCCCGTCCACCTTTATGGCGGACACCGTGCTGGGGACCTGGGAGATGTCGCCGGTCAGCTGCGCGATGCCGGCGGCGATGGCCGCATCCGTGACGGCCGCCACGAGACCCTCCCCCGCCGTCGCCGTGACCTCCCCCTCGGCGTCGTCGGTGTCCGTGGCCGCGCCGAGCCGGATCGTCGCGAGATACGTCTTGTCGAGTCCGACGAGGTAGGTCAGCAGGCGGGTGGCGGGACCGACGCCGAGCACGAGCAGCCCGGTGGCCATCGGGTCGAGCGTCCCCGCGTGGCCGATCTTCCGCGTGCCGAGCGCCTTGCGCGCCCGCGCGACGACGTCGTGGCTGGTCATGCCCCCGGGTTTGTCCACGAGCAGGATCCCGGATGGCGCAGCAGGCCTGTCGTCACGCATCATCCCAGCCTACGACGGAGTCGGGGCGTCTCCCGGCACGCATACGCTGTCGTGGTGCCCGAACTCGCCCCGATCGTCAACGCCTGGTTCGAGCGGAATGCCCGCCCGCTCCCGTGGCGCGCGCCCGGGTTCGGTGCCTGGGGTGTGCTGGTGAGCGAGTTCATGCTCCAGCAGACTCCCGTCGAGCGGGTGGTCCCCCGGTTGCAGGAATGGCTGGAACGCTGGCCCACGCCCGCAGACCTCGCCGCCGCACCGCCGGCGGACGCCGTGCGGCTCTGGGCCAACCTCGGCTACCCCCGGCGGGCGCTGTGGCTGCATCGCGCGGCGGTGGAGATCAGGGACCGGCACGACGGCCGCGTCCCCCGCGATGTGGACGCCCTGTTGGCGCTGACGGGTGTCGGGGACTACACCGCCCGGGCGGTCGCCGTGTTCGCGTACGGGGACCACCACCCGGTCGTCGACACGAACACGCGTCGCGTACTGGCGCGCGCCGTGGACGGGCGCGCGCACCCGGGTCCGCCCGCCCGGCGGGACCTCGCCGCGATGGCGCTCCAGCTGCCGGCCGAGCACGATGCGGCGGCACGGTTCAACGCCGCCGCGATGGAGCTCGGCGCCGTCGTCTGCACGGCGCGCGCCCCGCGCTGCGATGCGTGCCCGCTGGTGGCGGTGTGCGCCTGGCGGAACGCGGGGTATCCCGACACCGGCGACACGCGGCGGCGTCAGGCCCGGTACGAGGGCAGCGACCGGCAGGCGCGCGGGGCCGTACTGCGGGTCCTCCGCGAGGCACCCGAGCACGCGGCGGCGCTCGATCAGGTCGTCCCGGACTGGCCGGACCCACGCCAGCGCGACCGGGCGATCGATTCCCTGATCGCCGACGGTCTGGCGGAGGCATCCGGCGGGATGCTGCGGCTGCCGCGCTGAGGCGGCCGCCGGATCTCAGTCCTGGATCTCGCGGGGCTTCACGTAGGGGTCCGCGTCGCCGGCGGGCTGGGCGGTCGCCGCGAGCCCGGCGACGGACTCGTCGCGCTCACGGGCCTCGCGCAGCAGGTCCTCGATGTGGCCGGCGTTCTCGGGAATGCCGTCGAGGATGAACTCGAGCGTGGGCGTGAGGCGGATGCCGAGCTTCCGGCCCACGTCGCTGCGCAGCATCCCGGTCGCGGCGGTGAGGGCGGCGGCGGAATCGATCCGCTCCTGCTCACTGCCGAGCACGGTGTAGAACACGGAGGCGTGCTGCAGGTCACCGGTCACGCGGACGTCCGTGATGGTGACGAACCCGAGACGCGGGTCCCGCAGCCCCTTCTCGAGCCGCTCCGCGATCAGGACGCGGATCCGGTCGGCAAGGCGAGCCTGACGTTCGTTGGCCATCGCTTCTTCCAATCTTGAAAACGGGTAAGGGGGTGACGACCGGCGGATCCGGGCGCCCCGCGCCCTGAGGAGCGGAGCACCCGGATCCGGTGCCGTCGGAGGCCTAGGAGCGCGGCTTCTCGCGCAGCTCGGTGGTCTCGATCTCGTCGCCGATACGGATGTCGTTGTACTTACCGAGTCCGATACCGGCCTCGAAGTCCGTGCGGACCTCGGTGACGTCGTCCTTGAAGCGGCGCAGCGACTCGATGGCCAGGCCATCGGCGATCACGACGCCTTCGCGGATGACGCGCGCCTTCGCGTTGCGCGTGATCGTGCCGCTGCGGACGATGACACCGGCGATGTTGCCGAACTTGGAGGAACGGAACACCTCCCGGATCTCGGCCACACCGGACTGGATCTCTTCGTACTCCGGCTTGAGGAGTCCCTTGAGCGACTGCTCCACATCGTCGATCGCGTTGTAGATGACCGAGTAGAAGCGGACATCGACGCCCTCACGAGCCGCGCGTTCGCGCGCCTTCGCGTCGGGGCGGACGTTGAACCCGATGACGATCGCGTTGTCGATCGTCGCGAGGTTGATGTCCGACTCCGTGACGGCACCGACACCGCGGTGGATGATGCGCAGCTGGACCGAATCGTCGACCTCGATCTTGAGCAGCGACTCCTCGAGTGCCTCGACGGCACCGGAGACGTCGCCCTTGATGATGAGGTTGAGCGACTCGACCTTGCCCTCTTCGAGAGCACGGGTGAAGTCCTCGAGCGAGATGCGCTTGCGGGCCTTGGCCAGAGCCGCGTTGCGCTCTGCGGCTTCACGCTTCTCGGCGATCTGGCGGGCCATCCGGTCGTCGTCGGTGACGATGAACACGTCACCGGCGCGCGGCACCGAGTTCAGACCCTGCACCTGGACCGGGCGGGACGGGGCGGCCTCTTCGACCGCGTCGCCGTTCTCGTCGATCATCGCGCGGACGCGGCCGTAGGCCGTCCCGGCGACGATCGGGTCGCCGACACGCAGCGTACCGGACTGGATGAGCACCGTCGCGACCGAACCGCGGCCCTTGTCGAGCTTCGC
The sequence above is a segment of the Microbacterium caowuchunii genome. Coding sequences within it:
- a CDS encoding glycerophosphodiester phosphodiesterase → MHPPRASRGLPALATLVALAAVSVIVAVLGASPPAVGATEALGAARSPGEPAFVASHRGGAAHAPENTLPAVSRAFDDGFDYVEVDVALTRDRVPVLLHDQTVDRTTDGAGELASLSWADVSALDAGAWFSPAYAGTRVPRVEEFLDLVAERNGRAIVELKGPWDGEAAAALVSAIEQRGLERSITVASFDARTLALVGSASPVLSRMVVLRALPDDVVHAASLAGVRGVIASRRAVAERPEVVAQLHEAGLRIAVYTLNSDEQWREATSLGVDGIITDDPTGLFRWQQDA
- the deoC gene encoding deoxyribose-phosphate aldolase, which encodes MPEITEAQLAATIDHAILKPEFTRADVDAELSIAREWRVFSVCVRPSDIPHAVDRLAGSGVAVGTVIGFPHGTTSTAAKVAEARAAIEAGATELDMVVNIGWLRSGFDDAVVEDIRAVKDAAGSRVLKVILETSLLDEEQIARGSRLTEAGGADFVKTSTGFAGGGATVPHVRLMRENVSDAVQVKASGGVRSLATALEMLDAGATRLGTSGSATILGELRSILAGGTAAGRVDESSY
- a CDS encoding bifunctional riboflavin kinase/FAD synthetase, giving the protein MMVFRGPEDVPAGFGPSVVAIGKFDGVHAGHRVVLERAKVDAATRGARVVAVTFDRNPLAVLRPERNPAELVGVPQKLRLLAETGIDATMVLTFDERLALLSPRDFVVDMLVEPLGMCTILVGTDFRFGRGGAGNADLLRELGEEFGFRVDVVDEVRAIDEGRRVSSTWVRELLGAGDVETAAKLLGRPTAVWGEVVHGLKRGRALGFPTANLSASLEGFAPADGVYAGWLIDEAPGLRSGVRYPAAISVGTNPTFGDVTRRQVEAYVLDETDLDLYGHEVEVQFVSRVRGMTAFDGVESLKAQMADDVAQVRAALGRG
- the truB gene encoding tRNA pseudouridine(55) synthase TruB encodes the protein MRDDRPAAPSGILLVDKPGGMTSHDVVARARKALGTRKIGHAGTLDPMATGLLVLGVGPATRLLTYLVGLDKTYLATIRLGAATDTDDAEGEVTATAGEGLVAAVTDAAIAAGIAQLTGDISQVPSTVSAIKVDGRRAYDRARAGEEVVLKARAVTVSRFDVLAARRTEHLIELDVVVDCTSGTYIRALARDLGAALGVGGHLSALRRTRIGDFDVAEAVPADAMDAGGLLDAAVVAARVMTRLDVDEDQARDLRHGKRLLGAGTLAGRGHLAAVDPAGRLVGILERRGADLKSAMNMPPEESE
- a CDS encoding A/G-specific adenine glycosylase, with the protein product MPELAPIVNAWFERNARPLPWRAPGFGAWGVLVSEFMLQQTPVERVVPRLQEWLERWPTPADLAAAPPADAVRLWANLGYPRRALWLHRAAVEIRDRHDGRVPRDVDALLALTGVGDYTARAVAVFAYGDHHPVVDTNTRRVLARAVDGRAHPGPPARRDLAAMALQLPAEHDAAARFNAAAMELGAVVCTARAPRCDACPLVAVCAWRNAGYPDTGDTRRRQARYEGSDRQARGAVLRVLREAPEHAAALDQVVPDWPDPRQRDRAIDSLIADGLAEASGGMLRLPR
- the rbfA gene encoding 30S ribosome-binding factor RbfA, with amino-acid sequence MANERQARLADRIRVLIAERLEKGLRDPRLGFVTITDVRVTGDLQHASVFYTVLGSEQERIDSAAALTAATGMLRSDVGRKLGIRLTPTLEFILDGIPENAGHIEDLLREARERDESVAGLAATAQPAGDADPYVKPREIQD